A region of Lycium barbarum isolate Lr01 chromosome 1, ASM1917538v2, whole genome shotgun sequence DNA encodes the following proteins:
- the LOC132617107 gene encoding stemmadenine O-acetyltransferase-like: MVMVSTNVEVVCRETIKPLCPTPNHLRNYILSSIDQNSPPIYIPVLLFYLTSTTNIITRDQKLCMLKKSLAECLSEYYPLAGTLRDDYSVVECSDEGAEFVEARVNCNISQIIGTSNVKLLNQLLPFEPTGNWGKQLKQKGDEREVLVAAQANLFRCGGFAIGVCVSHKIADGTSVVAFLNSWASKSLNTNSENTNIVPPPIFDSAKNFPPREIPRYSHDTGITNKTIVTKRFIFDSSSILALKIKASKGIIGSLDENSKFPTRVEAVSALIWRRVLSLYRSKPKCAKICVAVHAVNIRQRMEPPVPNHTFGNYWTVAIAPAVLQTEQNAGDNSNINMTILVEKLNKSIRDINADYVDNVIKGRKNMNVLRGPSKNADAPDNIFEESEQQKSRLDGDSVETTVRDFSKGDLEVCNFTSWCRFPVYEVDFGWGKPEWVCSPIRSFKNLVILMGTKDGDGIEASVNLLEEDMPLFENDPEILSFAYCP, encoded by the exons ATGGTTATGGTAAGTACTAATGTTGAAGTTGTATGTAGGGAAACAATCAAACCATTGTGTCCAACACCTAATCACCTTAGAAACTACATTCTCTCTTCTATTGACCAAAATTCACCTCCTATTTACATCCCTGTTCTACTTTTCTACCTTACTAGTACTACAAATATTATTACCAGAGATCAAAAGCTATGCATGCTGAAGAAATCCCTAGCTGAGTGCCTAAGCGAGTACTATCCATTGGCTGGCACACTCAGAGATGACTATTCTGTTGTTGAGTGCAGTGATGAGGGGGCAGAGTTCGTTGAAGCTAGAGTTAATTGTAATATTTCCCAAATCATTGGAACTTCAAATGTGAAGTTATTGAATCAGTTGCTGCCCTTTGAGCCCACTGGCAATTGGGGTAAGCAGCTGAAGCAAAAAGGAGATGAGAGGGAAGTGCTTGTAGCTGCTCAAGCCAATTTATTCAG GTGTGGTGGCTTTGCCATAGGTGTGTGCGTTTCGCACAAGATTGCTGATGGAACTTCAGTAGTTGCTTTCTTGAATTCATGGGCTTCCAAATCTTTAAATACCAATAGTGAAAATACTAACATTGTCCCTCCTCCAATTTTTGATTCAGCAAAAAATTTCCCTCCTAGAGAAATACCCCGTTATTCTCATGACACTGGAATAACTAACAAAACAATCGTCACAAAAAGATTTATTTTCGATTCATCTTCTATACTAGCCCTGAAAATTAAAGCATCAAAAGGAATTATTGGTTCATTAGACGAAAATTCCAAGTTTCCAACTCGAGTTGAAGCCGTTTCAGCTCTCATATGGAGACGTGTCCTCTCCCTTTATAGATCGAAGCCAAAATGCGCGAAAATATGTGTGGCAGTTCATGCAGTGAACATAAGGCAAAGGATGGAACCACCAGTGCCAAATCACACTTTTGGAAATTACTGGACAGTTGCAATAGCCCCTGCAGTGCTACAAACAGAGCAAAATGCAGGGGACAATAGTAACATTAACATGACAATACTGGTGGAAAAACTGAACAAATCAATTAGGGATATCAATGCAGATTATGTGGATAATGTTATCAAGGGACGAAAAAATATGAACGTCTTGCGTGGACCCTCCAAAAATGCTGATGCACCCGAtaatatttttgaagagtctgagcaacaaAAATCAAGATTGGATGGTGATTCAGTAGAAACAACAGTGAGAGATTTTTCGAAGGGGGATTTAGAAGTATGTAATTTTACAAGTTGGTGTAGATTTCCAGTGTATGAAGTGGATTTTGGATGGGGTAAGCCTGAATGGGTTTGCAGTCCAATTAGATCTTTCAAGAATTTGGTGATATTAATGGGAACTAAAGATGGAGATGGCATTGAGGCATCTGTTAATTTGTTGGAAGAGGACATGCCCCTGTTTGAAAATGATCCTGAGATACTTTCTTTTGCTTATTGCCCATGA